In Caldicellulosiruptor morganii, the following proteins share a genomic window:
- the trmL gene encoding tRNA (uridine(34)/cytosine(34)/5-carboxymethylaminomethyluridine(34)-2'-O)-methyltransferase TrmL, protein MPINIVLHEPEIPYNTGNIARTCACTGAKLHLIEPLGFSLEDKYLKRAGLDYWQYLDVKIYRDLNDFFEKNRDANVFYFSTKGKQYYTQAIYTDNCYLMFGKETAGLPQWLIEQNIHKTFRIPMISDVRSLNLSNAVAIVLYEALRQLNFPNLV, encoded by the coding sequence ATGCCAATAAATATTGTACTTCATGAACCGGAGATTCCATACAATACTGGCAATATTGCAAGAACCTGTGCATGTACTGGCGCTAAGCTTCATCTTATAGAACCACTTGGTTTTTCTTTAGAAGATAAGTATTTGAAAAGAGCAGGGCTTGACTACTGGCAGTATTTAGATGTAAAGATATACAGAGATTTGAATGACTTTTTTGAAAAGAATCGAGATGCAAATGTTTTTTACTTTTCCACAAAAGGCAAGCAGTACTATACCCAGGCGATATACACAGACAATTGCTATTTGATGTTTGGTAAGGAGACGGCAGGTTTGCCTCAGTGGCTGATTGAACAAAATATACACAAAACTTTCAGAATACCAATGATAAGCGATGTAAGGTCATTGAATCTTTCAAATGCAGTTGCGATTGTTCTTTACGAAGCACTGAGGCAGCTTAACTTTCCCAACCTTGTGTGA
- a CDS encoding Cof-type HAD-IIB family hydrolase, translating into MYRLLAIDLDMTLLDGNKKISQRNKTAITLAKQRGVHIVLCSGRILKGVLHFAKVLGLSDEIVIACNGAIVRDQKSSRDIYYIGLDNDSSIKIAEICRENNIYYHYYCKDTMIAKKLDYSSRFYYEKNKELPEDERIEIVVDSSLDRIKDCGNLITKFVIIDNDTEKVDYVRRQIEEKVESIETTKSDINILEVMKKGVNKRNALEFVCSYLNIDKKEVVAIGDNENDLQMIEFAGLGIAMENAIGELKKIADYITDSYENDGVAKAIEKFILGEFVNA; encoded by the coding sequence ATGTACAGACTGCTTGCAATTGACCTTGATATGACACTTTTGGATGGCAATAAAAAAATCTCTCAAAGGAATAAAACTGCAATTACACTTGCAAAACAAAGAGGAGTGCACATTGTACTCTGCTCGGGCAGGATTCTAAAAGGTGTTTTGCATTTTGCAAAGGTACTGGGACTATCAGATGAAATTGTCATAGCCTGCAATGGCGCAATAGTAAGAGACCAGAAATCCAGCAGAGACATTTATTATATAGGGCTTGACAATGACAGTAGCATAAAGATTGCCGAGATATGCAGGGAAAATAACATCTATTATCACTATTACTGCAAGGATACTATGATAGCCAAGAAGCTTGATTATTCATCAAGATTTTATTATGAAAAAAACAAAGAACTTCCCGAGGATGAGAGAATAGAGATTGTGGTTGACAGCTCCCTGGATAGAATAAAAGACTGTGGGAATCTTATAACCAAATTTGTGATTATTGATAATGATACCGAAAAGGTTGATTATGTTCGAAGACAGATAGAAGAAAAGGTAGAGAGTATTGAGACCACAAAATCGGATATCAATATTTTGGAAGTGATGAAAAAAGGGGTTAACAAAAGAAATGCGCTTGAATTTGTCTGCTCTTATCTTAACATAGATAAAAAAGAGGTGGTGGCGATAGGTGACAACGAAAATGACCTTCAGATGATTGAGTTTGCAGGGCTTGGTATTGCAATGGAAAATGCTATTGGTGAGCTCAAAAAGATTGCTGACTACATAACAGATTCCTATGAAAATGACGGTGTTGCAAAGGCAATTGAAAAGTTTATTCTGGGGGAATTTGTAAATGCCTAA
- a CDS encoding chemotaxis protein CheX, with protein sequence MSGKVSVEYINPFIQASQQVLKQVANIDFTLGKIYLKDPTYKVDQVVVIIGMTGSIKGQVNFCMSLDTAKNIASMMMGGYPVAEFDDLAKSAIGEMANMIMGNTSTLFSQKGLKVEITPPSILIGENMTLSTSKMINICVPLLLSNGDKIDMDVAIVET encoded by the coding sequence ATGAGTGGTAAAGTTAGTGTAGAATACATCAATCCGTTTATTCAAGCAAGTCAGCAGGTTTTAAAGCAGGTTGCAAACATTGATTTTACACTGGGGAAAATATATCTCAAAGACCCCACATACAAGGTGGACCAGGTGGTTGTTATAATTGGAATGACAGGGAGTATAAAAGGGCAGGTTAATTTTTGTATGTCGCTTGATACTGCTAAAAACATTGCGTCTATGATGATGGGCGGGTATCCTGTTGCTGAGTTTGATGATCTTGCAAAAAGCGCAATTGGTGAGATGGCTAATATGATAATGGGAAACACATCAACACTTTTCTCACAGAAAGGACTCAAGGTTGAAATCACACCCCCCTCAATACTTATAGGGGAAAACATGACTTTGAGTACATCAAAGATGATAAATATATGTGTTCCGCTTCTTCTTAGCAATGGTGATAAAATTGATATGGACGTGGCAATTGTTGAAACCTGA
- a CDS encoding TIGR03960 family B12-binding radical SAM protein has product MVVKDKVFKLLYSIEKPGRYIGNEINMVEKDPNKVDIRFAFCFPDVYEIGMSHLGLKILYHLLNQREDVYCERAFMPWIDMQNRMQKEGIKLFSLETFTTLDEFDIIGFSLSYEMSYTNVLRMLRLSRIPLESKDRPKGMPVVIAGGPCTYNPEPLWEFIDVFIIGEGEEVILEFIDLFKKYKFSDMSKEEFLLECSNIEGCYVPSLYEVKYNEDGTIKGILPKTDYAPSKVKKRIVRDMDSVYFPESIITPLIEVVHDRAVVEVFRGCGRGCRFCQAGVIYRPVRFRSEEKIIEYSKDLIENTGCNELSLISLSTSDYPNIENLAKNILQFAESKKVNISLPSLRLDSTSLELLKQIEKVRKPTLTFAPEAGTQRLRDVINKNIKEEEIYSTVKLAFERGFQNIKLYFMLGLPTETDEDISGIYEIAKNIRQIYSDLGFKKRIRITISTSFFVPKPHTPFQWEAQDSIDEMERKMKMLRGKLSKIKDVEYKWHDFYLSKLEAVLSRGDRRVSRVLKEAVDLGCQFDDWSELFDFSKWQEAFKKANLDYSFYSDRKRSFDEILPWDIIDTGVSKEFLIKECNRAYEAKPTPSCFERCTGCGVATYKGGICVDKKV; this is encoded by the coding sequence GTGGTTGTTAAAGATAAAGTATTCAAGCTGCTATACAGCATTGAAAAGCCAGGAAGATATATCGGAAATGAGATAAACATGGTAGAAAAAGACCCGAATAAGGTTGATATAAGATTTGCGTTTTGTTTTCCTGACGTATATGAAATTGGTATGTCACACCTCGGGCTAAAAATTTTGTATCATCTTTTGAACCAGAGAGAGGATGTATATTGTGAACGTGCTTTTATGCCATGGATTGATATGCAAAATAGGATGCAAAAAGAGGGTATAAAACTTTTTTCTCTCGAAACATTCACAACCCTGGATGAATTTGATATAATAGGTTTTTCACTTTCATATGAAATGAGTTACACAAATGTGCTCAGGATGCTAAGACTTTCCAGAATTCCTCTTGAGAGCAAGGATAGACCAAAAGGTATGCCAGTTGTCATTGCGGGAGGACCATGTACTTATAATCCCGAGCCACTGTGGGAATTTATAGATGTGTTTATAATTGGTGAAGGAGAAGAAGTTATTTTAGAGTTTATTGATCTTTTCAAAAAATATAAATTTTCTGATATGTCAAAAGAAGAATTTTTGCTTGAATGCAGCAATATTGAGGGTTGCTATGTTCCATCGCTTTATGAGGTCAAATACAATGAAGATGGGACAATAAAAGGTATTCTACCAAAGACAGACTATGCACCTTCTAAGGTGAAAAAGAGAATTGTAAGAGACATGGACAGTGTATACTTTCCGGAGAGCATAATTACACCTTTAATTGAAGTTGTCCATGACAGAGCGGTTGTGGAGGTTTTCAGGGGATGTGGACGTGGATGCAGATTTTGCCAGGCAGGTGTGATTTACAGACCGGTGAGGTTTAGAAGTGAGGAAAAGATTATAGAGTATTCAAAAGATCTGATTGAAAATACAGGGTGCAACGAGCTTTCACTTATTTCGCTCAGTACAAGTGATTATCCAAACATAGAAAATCTGGCAAAGAATATTTTGCAATTTGCAGAAAGCAAAAAGGTGAATATTTCTCTTCCTTCTCTCAGGCTTGACTCTACATCTTTAGAGCTTCTTAAGCAGATAGAAAAGGTTAGAAAACCCACGTTGACATTTGCACCCGAAGCAGGTACACAGAGACTCAGGGATGTTATAAATAAAAATATTAAAGAAGAGGAGATATATTCCACTGTAAAGCTTGCGTTTGAAAGAGGATTTCAAAATATTAAGCTTTATTTTATGCTGGGGCTTCCCACTGAAACCGATGAAGATATTTCAGGGATATACGAAATTGCAAAAAATATCAGACAAATTTATTCCGATCTGGGTTTTAAAAAAAGAATCAGAATCACCATTTCTACCTCATTTTTTGTACCAAAACCACACACTCCATTTCAGTGGGAAGCACAGGATAGCATTGATGAGATGGAAAGAAAGATGAAGATGCTTAGAGGAAAACTCAGCAAAATAAAGGATGTTGAGTACAAGTGGCATGACTTTTATCTGAGCAAGTTAGAGGCTGTGTTGTCAAGAGGCGACAGGCGAGTATCAAGAGTTTTGAAAGAGGCAGTGGATCTTGGCTGCCAGTTTGATGACTGGAGCGAGCTTTTTGATTTTTCAAAGTGGCAGGAGGCTTTCAAAAAAGCCAATCTTGATTACAGTTTTTATTCAGACAGGAAAAGGAGCTTTGATGAGATTTTACCATGGGATATTATAGATACCGGTGTATCAAAAGAGTTTTTGATAAAAGAGTGCAATCGTGCATATGAGGCAAAACCAACACCTTCATGTTTTGAAAGATGTACTGGATGTGGGGTGGCTACTTATAAAGGAGGAATCTGTGTTGATAAAAAGGTATAG
- a CDS encoding DUF362 domain-containing protein: MPKKVAIVRCDTYNVEDVKCALEKGINLLGFEFPAFNRVLLKPNLLMKKSLEEAVTTHPSVVEAVIRIIQEKANEIIIADSPGGPYTKRRLEAIYQAAGLKDLESYKKVILNYDTSFKEVQLKKSILKKISFISPYFEADGLINLPKLKTHRMAVYTGAVKNLFGLVPGGQKAELHFRLQEVEKFMEMLLDIYYTANPVLNIMDAIVGMEGEGPSAGKPRSLGLILISQDAVALDFVACKIIGLQTKDVPLLNVAKTKGLLDPDDIEIVGEKLEEVAVGNFDVPLRPEISFVRGRAPNFVSRFINDLLTPRPVFNRDVCIGCAECFNACPAQAIEMRSRKAYVDLEKCIRCYCCHELCPAKAITIRRSFLFEKILK, translated from the coding sequence ATGCCTAAAAAAGTGGCTATTGTGAGATGTGATACATACAATGTGGAAGATGTTAAATGTGCACTTGAAAAAGGTATAAATCTATTAGGATTTGAATTTCCCGCTTTTAACAGGGTATTGCTAAAACCCAATCTACTTATGAAAAAAAGTCTGGAGGAAGCTGTTACAACCCATCCTTCTGTGGTGGAGGCGGTTATAAGAATTATTCAGGAAAAAGCAAATGAGATCATAATAGCAGACAGCCCGGGTGGACCCTATACAAAAAGAAGGCTTGAAGCTATATATCAGGCAGCAGGGCTGAAAGATCTTGAAAGTTACAAAAAGGTTATTCTAAACTATGATACATCCTTCAAGGAGGTTCAGCTTAAAAAGAGTATTCTTAAAAAGATATCATTTATATCACCCTATTTTGAAGCAGATGGATTGATTAACCTTCCAAAGCTGAAAACTCACAGGATGGCTGTGTACACAGGAGCTGTTAAAAATCTGTTTGGTCTTGTTCCCGGCGGACAGAAAGCAGAGCTGCATTTCAGACTTCAGGAAGTTGAAAAGTTTATGGAGATGCTACTTGATATTTATTACACTGCAAACCCTGTTTTAAACATAATGGATGCAATTGTTGGTATGGAAGGGGAGGGACCGTCTGCGGGCAAACCACGGAGTCTTGGACTTATTTTGATTTCTCAGGATGCAGTTGCACTGGACTTTGTTGCATGCAAAATTATTGGACTTCAAACCAAAGATGTTCCTCTTTTGAATGTTGCAAAGACCAAAGGACTTTTAGATCCGGATGATATCGAGATTGTGGGTGAGAAGCTGGAGGAGGTTGCGGTTGGCAATTTTGATGTACCGCTCAGACCTGAGATTTCATTTGTTCGAGGAAGAGCTCCCAATTTTGTATCAAGGTTTATAAACGACCTTCTTACCCCAAGACCAGTTTTCAACAGAGATGTTTGCATAGGGTGCGCAGAGTGTTTTAATGCCTGCCCTGCTCAGGCAATTGAGATGCGAAGTAGAAAAGCGTATGTTGATTTGGAAAAGTGTATCAGGTGCTATTGCTGTCATGAGCTTTGTCCTGCAAAAGCCATTACCATAAGGCGATCATTTTTATTTGAAAAAATACTAAAATAA
- a CDS encoding DegV family protein, whose translation MGVTIVTDSTADLSPRMYEEFGIKMVPLTVYFGEEAYKDWLEIDPVGFYQKLKSVSELPRTSQPGPQQFLEVFKAELEKGNEVVSIHLSAKLSGTYNSACIARDMLDSSKIFVIDGKTASIGTGILAVIAKRLADEGKSAREIAEIIEQKTKTIRHLFAVETLEYLKKGGRISPAKATLGNILNIKPILHLVDGVVEPFDKVRGMKRALPRIIEEVKSKRLDLTKQLCGLSYAGSLDEAQEYVDLIKSELMPGELIVTQIGSVIGTYVGPGTVAFIFFEE comes from the coding sequence ATGGGTGTTACAATTGTGACAGATTCGACAGCTGATTTAAGTCCCCGTATGTATGAGGAATTTGGGATCAAAATGGTGCCACTTACAGTCTACTTTGGAGAAGAAGCTTACAAAGACTGGCTGGAAATAGACCCGGTGGGTTTTTACCAGAAATTAAAGAGTGTGAGTGAACTTCCGCGTACTTCACAGCCCGGTCCCCAGCAGTTTTTGGAGGTTTTTAAAGCTGAGCTTGAGAAGGGTAATGAAGTTGTTTCAATTCATCTTTCAGCAAAACTTTCTGGCACATATAACTCGGCTTGTATTGCACGGGACATGTTAGATAGCAGTAAGATCTTTGTGATAGATGGGAAAACTGCGTCAATTGGTACAGGGATTTTAGCGGTAATTGCAAAAAGATTGGCAGATGAAGGGAAAAGTGCGCGTGAGATTGCAGAGATTATTGAGCAAAAGACAAAGACTATAAGACATCTTTTTGCTGTTGAAACCCTGGAATACCTCAAAAAGGGCGGGCGAATTTCTCCTGCCAAGGCGACATTGGGGAATATTCTGAATATAAAGCCAATCCTTCATCTTGTTGATGGCGTTGTTGAACCGTTTGATAAGGTAAGGGGTATGAAAAGAGCTCTTCCAAGGATAATTGAAGAGGTAAAAAGTAAAAGGCTTGATCTGACAAAACAACTTTGTGGGCTTTCGTATGCAGGTAGCCTGGATGAGGCACAGGAGTATGTGGATTTGATAAAAAGTGAGCTGATGCCGGGTGAGCTTATTGTTACACAAATCGGAAGTGTTATTGGCACATATGTTGGACCAGGCACGGTTGCGTTTATATTCTTTGAGGAGTAA